The Pelmatolapia mariae isolate MD_Pm_ZW linkage group LG9, Pm_UMD_F_2, whole genome shotgun sequence genome has a segment encoding these proteins:
- the LOC134634082 gene encoding agouti-related protein-like: protein MKLALLCLCIVQLAFGSRRINDREAAARGDVPLRKASHGTGSTNEIRVRPLFARRGHYERQRILVPKPRGAPAAQNEICPPAKVRPNPVKIKCSQLAQSCLPQSGCCDPCATCHCRFFNVICFCRKTKSQSEKNRQKETPHHIKSETKSPTQATGH, encoded by the exons ATGAAGCTGGCACTGCTGTGCCTGTGCATTGTGCAGCTGGCCTTCGGAAGTCGTCGAATCAACGATCGTGAAGCCGCTGCCCGCGGGGATGTGCCGCTGAGGAAGGCCTCTCACGGCACAG GGTCTACGAATGAAATCAGGGTGAGGCCACTGTTTGCCAGGAGAGGACATTATGAACGACAGAGGATTCTTGTGCCA AAGCCCAGAGGCGCTCCTGCTGCTCAAAATGAGATTTGTCCTCCTGCTAAAGTGAGGCCAAATCCTGTGAAGATCAAATGCTCCCAGCTCGCTCAAAGCTGTTTGCCTCAGTCCGGTTGCTGTGACCCGTGTGCAACATGCCACTGCCGCTTCTTCAATGTCATCTGCTTCTGTCGCAAGACAAAATCGCAATCtgagaaaaacagacaaaaggaAACACCCCATCACATCAAATCAGAGACGAAAAGTCCAACACAGGCTACAGGCCATTGA